The following nucleotide sequence is from Dehalogenimonas formicexedens.
TGCTCATAGATAAAATTGAACAGTTTGAATAGATAGATAGATGGATGAATGGATAGGCCAATTGTCTGCTTTGGATGTAGTGAAAATTGAGAATACCGCCAGCAAGCTGGCGGTATGGTTCGCAAAGGTGGGTGGCTTGTTCATTTCCTCCCGATGCTCCCCAGCTTGTAGGGGGGTAATTCGCTCTCCCCGAACAACACAACCCCTACAGGTTACAATAGTTGAGCTAGATGACCTTGAATGAATATAAGTGAGTCAGTTTGTGATGGGCTTAACTCACACCTTCTGTTAATTTGTGACTTGGCCAGGAAAAATAATCCGTCCCTTGGCTTGGCAAATCTCGCGATCGGTTTTGCAGAAAGAATCAAAGTTTCCCGAGAGGCTCCAACACCTGTTTCACTTTATCTCTCAACTCTTTGGGCGTAAAGGGTTTTTGCAAGCACAACCGTCCAGTATGAGCCAGGAAAGCAGCGACCCCACCGACTGGGATAAGACCCGTCATAAATAACACTCGCCTCGTTAATTCCGGATGCTCGCCCTCAAGCCAATGATATAGTTCGATGCCCGAAATTTTCGGTATGTTCAGATCAAGGACAATAAGATCATATTCCGTTGCCGAGATCAATCGTTTCGCTGAAAGCCCATCAGCCGACACCGTGACATCGTAACCCTCCTTTATCAGGGAGTTTTTACAAACATCAGAAATATTAAATTCGTCTTCTACTACGAGGATCTTGGTCTTATTGATCGTTTCTGCCATTTTCAAACAACCTCGGAGAATTTGGCACCGGTATTTCGGGATATTGCTATTTCAACCGCCTCTTCGATGGTTTTTCGAGTAAAGGGCTTGGTGACATATGGGATTTCTCTTGATTCCAGGAAATTCTTCGTGATCAAATCCGAAGCATCGCCCGTAATGACGATCACATGATTCGCTCGATCTGGCCATTTTAGAGAAATCCTCTCTAACAGTTCTATTCCGCTCATCTCAGGCATCCGGATATCAAGCATGATGACATCGTACTCGTTATTTTCAAGTGCTTCGAGTACCTTGTTTGGCCGATCACATTCATCAACCAAGAAAACATCACTTTTAAGGATTGACTTAATCAATGTCCTGACATATGGCTCATCATCAACGACCAGTACCCTAATCGTCTTCTTCATTGTTAGAATAATATTTTGAGTCGTTGGCTCAAAGACGGGCTCGGAAATAAGCTGGCTTAAAGGAAGCTCGATATTGAATGTTGCGCCGTGACCGGGAATACTCTCGGCTGTTATCTGTCCTCCGTGCTCTTTAATGATGCCAAACGATAAGGATAACCCAAGCCCTGTACCTTCGCCTGTTTCTTTGGTCGTAAAGAAGGGTTGGAAAAGCTTGGCCATAACCTCTTGTGACATGCCTGGTCCATCATCGCGGAATGATATGCGGATGTGATTCGAGTGGTTTTCAGTTTTAATTACCAGTCGGCCGCGATCATGGGCTTTTTTCATGGCATATTCAGCATTCACGATGAGGTTTAAAAACACTTGCTGAAGCTGGCCAGGATCGACCACGACCCACGGCAAATCGGGTTCATATTCTTTGATGACCTCTATATTGGCTGTTCGAAGGACGTAACTTCGAAGTTCGAGCGTATTCTGTATAAGCTCTGTAATATCAACCGCGCTTTTTTGGGGCTTTGCCTGTCGAGCAAAGGTGAGCATCCGGCTCACGATATCTTTTACTCGCTGACTGCCCTCATTGATGATCGCAATGTTTTCCCGAATATTATCGGGGAGGTTTTTCTCTCCGAGAAGAAGCTCGGAGAATCCGATGACTCCTGTCAGAGGGTTGTTGATTTCATGTGCGATCCCGGCAGCCATTTCACCCACGGCTGCAAGGCGGCTCGACATCTCGGCTTTATCGCTCAACTGTTGTTTTTCGATTTCCTGCTGCTTACGATTTGTCGTATCCCTGACAACCGAAAGAATGAGTGTCTTCCCATCATAATTGAGTGAACGGGCATGGACTTCTATTGGAAAAACAGAACCATCCTTACGCTGATGTATCGACTCGTAAGTTTGTTCCCCATGTTCGATCACCTCGGCACGCCTTCGATCCCAGTCGCCGGCATCTTCGGGGGGGCGAAGGATTTTGATGTTCTTACCCAGAAGTTCGTCTCGGGAGTATCCACGCGTCTCCCAGGCTTTTTCATTAAGAAACAGGATCGTTCCTCCCGGTTCCGAAAGAAAAACTGAGTCAGATACGGTATCTAGCACGTGAGCCCGTAACCAAGTCTCCTCTTCGGCTTTTTTACGAGCAGTAGTGTCCTGGACCGTTGAGATCATCAAGTTTTGATCGAATAAAGGAATGTTTGCAGCAGAAATAAAGCGCCGTTCGCCGGAACTCGTGACAATTCCGAGGTCTTCCCAATGCATTCGCTGGGCATCGCCGGTTGCAATGTCGGCAAGTACTCGTTGTTTAATTTCAGTCCGATACGTAGGGTTGGGGTACACTTTGTCAAAGAAGGTTTCGACATCGGTTAGATCTAAACGACTCCAGCCGTAGATACTCTCGAACTTGTCATTCATAAACAAAGTCT
It contains:
- a CDS encoding PAS domain S-box protein; its protein translation is MIDKPIQILLGEEDATSTIRTLGSVGLKTFHESIKNPQQFHRALSENHWDVIIVDHPFPGMSASDIVAIRNRLSPATPLIFILESSSVEKVPPSIMANGDDYFTKDNLARLPGAVQRAIADSVIRRKHWETDGKFNDQLRLNQVILDAFPHPIMLIKPNTFEIVAANEAASKNGAAPGTHCYRVWEGQQTPCSWCMSQRLWETGQPQHCEVEWNGRWWEAHWILADHSHYMHFIYDITERKRSELQINHLNSMLELGRDANEIIVTETDEKMLLAKICKRIGASNQNLMAWIGRIDENGKAEPVAWSGENLDFNKCIGGKCALKDSTPEHHCAFDLFASSISLPLKIEDTVIGVLNICAKAKDGFQGDDRRLMQELAFDLSLGMEKIRKREELRKQKEYVETLVDNLPIGLAINTISDGKTLFMNDKFESIYGWSRLDLTDVETFFDKVYPNPTYRTEIKQRVLADIATGDAQRMHWEDLGIVTSSGERRFISAANIPLFDQNLMISTVQDTTARKKAEEETWLRAHVLDTVSDSVFLSEPGGTILFLNEKAWETRGYSRDELLGKNIKILRPPEDAGDWDRRRAEVIEHGEQTYESIHQRKDGSVFPIEVHARSLNYDGKTLILSVVRDTTNRKQQEIEKQQLSDKAEMSSRLAAVGEMAAGIAHEINNPLTGVIGFSELLLGEKNLPDNIRENIAIINEGSQRVKDIVSRMLTFARQAKPQKSAVDITELIQNTLELRSYVLRTANIEVIKEYEPDLPWVVVDPGQLQQVFLNLIVNAEYAMKKAHDRGRLVIKTENHSNHIRISFRDDGPGMSQEVMAKLFQPFFTTKETGEGTGLGLSLSFGIIKEHGGQITAESIPGHGATFNIELPLSQLISEPVFEPTTQNIILTMKKTIRVLVVDDEPYVRTLIKSILKSDVFLVDECDRPNKVLEALENNEYDVIMLDIRMPEMSGIELLERISLKWPDRANHVIVITGDASDLITKNFLESREIPYVTKPFTRKTIEEAVEIAISRNTGAKFSEVV
- a CDS encoding response regulator — its product is MAETINKTKILVVEDEFNISDVCKNSLIKEGYDVTVSADGLSAKRLISATEYDLIVLDLNIPKISGIELYHWLEGEHPELTRRVLFMTGLIPVGGVAAFLAHTGRLCLQKPFTPKELRDKVKQVLEPLGKL